The Phoenix dactylifera cultivar Barhee BC4 chromosome 9, palm_55x_up_171113_PBpolish2nd_filt_p, whole genome shotgun sequence genome window below encodes:
- the LOC103701815 gene encoding red chlorophyll catabolite reductase has product MLALSHHPFLRHLPPPLSSSSSSLPSFLTPNSVKRFGAVRASMDQPAAASQVMGFPHLPPPHRDLMVDLLSTIEARLGPHLLPSVVPSDVLSFQGQGGASRGALDIRSGGQDSSVDFILESWLHCKVPSGSLNITTLFAFLKASTDAPHLLMEFIQGSPTSLILFMDLLPRKDLVLHPDYLDEFYQNTNVDKVRQELENVPQVLPYRSSSLYIRSVLSPTAVAVQINCGAEGESAMEEIMRVQLDSVAKEIMRIWLDKCARSIKQLGETERADLLRRDTLIKNKTVEIDLAANLPRLFGPDVANRVVEAIQKAYRI; this is encoded by the exons ATGTTGGCTCTTTCCCACCATCCCTTTTTACGTCATCTCCCgccccctctttcttcttcttcttcttccctgccTTCTTTTCTAACTCCTAATTCTGTCAAGAGATTCGGCGCGGTCCGAGCCTCCATGGACCAACCGGCAGCTGCGTCGCAGGTGATGGGATTCCCGCATCTGCCGCCGCCCCATCGGGATCTGATGGTGGATCTGCTCTCCACGATCGAGGCCCGGCTGGGCCCCCACCTCCTCCCCTCCGTCGTCCCTTCCGACGTCCTCTCCTTCCAGGGCCAAGGCGGAGCATCCAGGGGCGCCCTCGATATCCGATCCGGCGGTCAGGACTCCTCG GTTGATTTCATATTAGAATCATGGCTCCACTGCAAGGTCCCATCTGGTTCTCTCAATATAACTACTCTATTTGCCTTCCTTAAGGCTTCAACAGATGCACCTCACCTTCTTATGGAGTTTATACAAGGCAGTCCAACCTCTCTCATCCTCTTCATGGATTTGCTTCCTCGCAAAGATCTTGTTCTACACCCTGACTATCTTGATGAGTTCTACCAGAATACCAATGTGGATAAAGTGAGGCAAGAACTTGAGAATGTGCCGCAGGTGCTACCGTATCGTTCATCCTCTCTTTACATACGCAGTGTCCTATCACCAACGGCAGTTGCTGTTCAAATCAATTGTGGAGCAGAGGGAGAGAGTGCTATGGAAGAGATTATGCGAGTTCAGCTTGACAGTGTTGCCAAGGAAATTATGAGAATCTGGTTGGATAAATGTGCCAGAAGTATTAAACAATTGGGAGAAACCGAGAGGGCCGATTTGCTCAGAAGAGACACTTTGATCAAGAATAAGACTGTTGAAATTGATCTTGCTGCAAACTTGCCTAGATTATTTGGCCCTGATGTTGCAAACCGAGTGGTGGAAGCAATTCAAAAAGCTTATAGGATATAA